A single Mytilus trossulus isolate FHL-02 chromosome 12, PNRI_Mtr1.1.1.hap1, whole genome shotgun sequence DNA region contains:
- the LOC134693389 gene encoding uncharacterized protein LOC134693389 has translation MPSKEPKRCNRKRKSTQRLGEVIENLGSSDLGLGVSIDNSVPSSSNPNINSGQLSADNSPVQSNPIDPNTYSDDQILRILTVATPIITQTVVTIPKSTGVIQGRNVNSPDPTLIPTHQGFNSICPPRQDTTTCNTTEMTTPSQSHSTNIIDKQSSESNHPSCSNVISRSGQQCFMPTEGSPSQQVVNHLLQGTPNTGTCSNELGGQGLSRPLALGVDPKLKADIWSNKYINLEDFLKSESRVVSMFQ, from the coding sequence atgCCATCCAAAGAACCAAAAAGATGTAATCGTAAACGGAAAAGCACACAGAGGCTTGGAGAAGTTATTGAAAACCTAGGCAGTTCAGATTTGGGACTGGGTGTATCTATAGACAATTCTGTACCAAGCTCTTCAAATCCAAATATTAATTCCGGCCAGCTGTCAGCTGATAATTCACCTGTACAGTCCAATCCAATTGATCCAAATACGTATAGTGATGACCAAATTCTGAGAATATTGACGGTCGCAACTCCAATTATCACCCAAACAGTAGTTACAATACCCAAAAGCACTGGTGTTATTCAAGGCAGGAATGTAAACTCACCAGATCCAACTTTGATACCAACACACCAAGGTTTTAATTCCATTTGTCCACCAAGGCAAGATACCACTACATGTAATACAACAGAGATGACGACACCATCCCAGTCCCACTcaacaaatattattgataaacaaTCATCTGAGAGCAATCATCCGTCCTGCTCAAATGTGATTAGCAGAAGCGGTCAACAGTGTTTCATGCCAACTGAAGGATCTCCGAGTCAACAGGTGGTGAACCATCTTCTACAGGGCACTCCAAACACAGGTACATGTTCAAACGAGTTAGGAGGCCAGGGTTTATCACGCCCACTGGCTTTGGGTGTGGACCCAAAACTGAAAGCTGATATTTGGTCTAACAAATACATTAATCTGGAGGATTTCTTGAAATCCGAATCCAGAGTTGTTAGTATGTTCCAATAG